The sequence below is a genomic window from Humulus lupulus chromosome 3, drHumLupu1.1, whole genome shotgun sequence.
CCGAATCCTGGAGGGCTTTGTGAGGAGATTATGGAAGGATCAAGTTGATAAGGTTGGCATTCTCTCATCTGGTATTTTCATCATTCGCTTTTTATCTATGGAAGTAAGAGATAGAATTTTGGATGGAGGCTATCTGTTTTTTGGGAATAAACCTCTCATAATGAAGGCCTAGAATCCGGTTGATGATTTTACTAAGGAAGACATTGATTCAGTTCCAacttgggttcatttgggaggaTTGGATATTAAATACTGGGGTGATAGGTCTCTGTTCAAGATAGTGGGACAGATTGGGAAGCCAATTCAAGTGGATTCCATTACTAAAAACAGAGATCGCTTAGCTTATCCCAGAATTCTCATTGAAGTGACCATGACACAAGACTTTCCATCTCGAATCAGCTTCTTGAATGAATTTGATCAAGAAGTAGACATCCTCGTGGAATATGAATGGAAGCCCACTGTATGTATGAATTGCTCTGGCCTAGGACACGAGGCTCAAGTTTGCAGGAAGAGTAAGACTGTGAAGCAAGAATGGGTCCCTAAACAGAAGGTTTCATCACCTATTGTAAGCAAAGTTAATGTAGATGCTGATGGTTTTCAATCAGTTACTAAGGGAATCAAGATACAGGAACATAATGCCATCCAAACGAGTGTGAAGAATAAATTTTGCCTGCTAGAGGGGGACCCTGAGATGGAGCTTTTACAGAGGAGAAATACAGTAAGAGAGGGGGGAGGACCTTCTGTTCTAGATGGATAGAATTTTAACTTGGAATGTACGAGGGATTAACAGTCAACATAAGCACAAGGAGATTAAACACTTAATTCTGTCAAAGAAGGTTGGCTTGGTTAGTCTACTCGAGACAAAAGTGAAGAATAAAAATATGGGGTCTATTTACACGAATCTGTTTTCTTGATGGTGTTTCACAAACAATAACCCTTGGATTGATAAGGGTAGGATAATAATTGCTTGGAATCCGAGTGCCTTTACTTTGGATATCAAGTTATGTACTACACAATTAATTCACTATCAAGTACAGGTCCCTAATCGAACAGGAAGCTTCTTGATTACTTTTGTATATGGTTATAATGATGCAGCCTCTAGGGAGAGCCTATGGAATGACTTACAAAGTTTGGCTGTGAGTATATCTGTCCCTTGGATGGTGGTTGGAGACTTCAATGAGATTCTCTCCATGCATGATAGAATTGGCAAAAAAACCTCCATAAAGTTCTCAAGCAAATTTTCAGACTGTTCGATAGCTTGCCATTTGGAAGATTTGAAATTCTCTGGCTGTTTCTATACTTGGAATAATAAGAAGAGAGCAGATGAGAGGGTTTATTCCAAGATTGATAGAGCTTTAGTTAACTCAAAATGGACTGATCATTTCCCAAACTCAGAGGCTGTGTTCTTGCCAGAAGGGATATTTGATCATAGTCCAATTCTTGTTCATGTCACGTTGGAAATGCACTTGGAAAAGAAGCCATTTCGATATTTTCGGATGTGGAAAGAAGCACCCTGTTATGGAAATAAACTTCAGGCCAGTTGGAATTTATCAGTTGATGGTACACCAATGTTCCAAATAGTATCAAAATTAAAAAGGCTGAAACAGGTGCTAATGACCATAAATAGAGAGGGTTTTTCTGATATTCAACAGTCAGAATTCAAGGCAGGAATTGTTTTGAAGGAGCTGCAGGAGCAGTTGCAGAAAGATCCCTTAAATGACAGGTTGATTTCTCAGGAGCAAGAGATTAGAGAGCAGTATATGTATTACCATAAAGCTTACATGAGCTTCTTAGCACAAAAAGCTAAAGCTTCTTGGATGGCGAATGGTGATGAAAACACTCACATCTTTCATGCGTCCCTTAAGGCAAGGAGAATACAGAACATAATTTTGTCCATCAAGAATGAGGCAGGGATTTGGGTAGACTCTCCTACAGATATAACAAAGGCTTTTTTGGATTATTATAAAGGCTTGTTGGGGACAGTAATGGTGCACAGGAAGAAGGTGTCTTGGTCAATCATGAACCTGGGACCAGTTCTAAATGCAGCGCTCATTCAAACTCTTTCAATAGAGTTCTCAGCTCAGGAGGTTAAGAACGTGATATTTGTAATTCCAGGGTTGAAAGCCCCAGGCCCAAATGGATATAGTAGCTACTTTTACTAGGATAATTGGGATTTGGTGGGTTCGGAGGTTACTACAGCTGTGCTATCCTTCCTTACTTCAGGTAAATTACTTAGAGAAATTAATAACACAACCATCACACTTATTCCCAAGCATATTTGCCCAGATTCTGTGTGTGATTTCAGACCTATATCCTGTTGTAATGTCATTTATAAAGCTGCATCCAAGTTGATTTGTTCAAGGATCCAGAAGGTGCTACCTGAACTAATTGCAGAAAATCAAGGGGGATTTGTTCATGGTAGATATATAGCCTACAATATCATGATATGTCAAGATTTAGTTCAGCACTATGGGAGGAAAAACAGTAAGCCAAGTTGCATGATTAAGTTGGATTTGAGGAAAGCATATGACACCATAGAATGGGATTTTATTGAAGAAATGCTCACTGGTTTTCAATTTCCACAGAATTTTATTCAGCTCATCATGGTATGTGTTAGAACTACCAGATTTTCATTGATGATTAATGGTTCATTAAATGGATACTTTGAGGCTAAACTAGGATTGAGGCAAGGAGACCCTATGTCCCCCTTGTTATTTGTACTTGGTATGGAATACTTATCTAGGATCATGCTTAAGGTTGGCTCTTATCCTAGTTATAAGTTTCATGATCGGTGTGCTAATTTGAAGTTGAATCATCTATGTTTTGCTGATGACATTTTGTTATTCAGTCATGGAGACTTTATTTCTATCCTTTTGATGCTTAGAGGACTCAAGTTATTTTCCAAGACTTCAGGACTCTTTCCAAATGAGGCAAAGTCTGCAATATATTGAAGTGGCATGAGTGAGTCTGAGATTGAGAGAGTAGTATCTGCTTCAGGATTCTCAAGATCTTCATTACCCTTCAGATACCTGGGCATTCCTATATGTTCTAAAAGGATTTCTAACGCTGAGTGTGGGATCATTCTAGATAAAATGGTGGCCAGGATTAAACAATGGAGCTCCAGGAATTTATCATATAGTGCCAGAGCAACCTTGATCAATGCGGTCTTACTGTCCATAGACTCTTATTGGGCTCAAATAATGGTGTTGCCAAAGAAGTTATTGAAGGATATAGATGCAATTTGCAGGGCTTTTTTGTGGAAGGGAGTTGCAGAAGATCACGGTCCAGGGGCAGTTGCTTGGTCCATTGTCTGTACTCCAAAATCTGCAGGAGGGTTAGGATTCAGAAAAATTATAGAATGGAATATAGCTGCCTTAGGGAAATATGTATGGGCAATTGCCTCTAAAAAGGACAACCTATGGGTTAAGTGGATACAAAGCATTTATTTGCAAGCAAGGGACAGGTGGACTTACTCAGTACAGCAAAGTTGCAGCTGGTACTAGAAGAAAATAGTGGAAATTAAGGATCTTAAATGGATGAAGCAGCTTTCATGGCAGTGAAATATGGAATACAATCGGGGCATGCAATACTATATGATCAACAAACAAAGGTCCAATGGAGTAAATATGTCTGGGAGAGATGCAATATACCGAAACACAGATACATTCTATGGCTGACGTTACACCAGAAGCTGAAAACTAGAGACTACCTCAATAAACACTGTCAGGTAGTGGACAAAATGTGCTTGCTGTGTGGGAATCATACAGAAGAGATATCACATCTATTTTTTCAATGTGATTACAGCAGATTATGTCTTGTGAAATTGAAAGAGTGGATTGGCTGCAGAGCTCAAACAGGGAATTATCACACACTATTGCGTTGGATCTCCAAAGCAAAACACCTTACTAAACTCAGGAGAAGTTTTTACATAGCTGCTGTATCAGCTCTAGTGTACCATATTTGGAGAGTCAGAAATGATGTGTTGTGGTCCTCTAAGATATGGCATGTCAATCATACAATGGAGGTCATTAAGAGAGAGCTAAAATTGAGACTTACTGTAATGTATAAAGGGAAACAAAATAGGGATAAAGAATGGTATCAGAAATTGTAAAGTTAGAAGTGGAATGTAAGTAACATAGGGGTAGAAGGAAACTATAAGTGTACATGATTTgttttgagcaatacaatgattcttattcaccaaaaaaaaaaaaaaattattagaaattcaaaattcaaatcccagggatagggAATATCCATGTGTGGCGCTACATTAGGgtttttcctaattttctcatttgtttgtttaattaatatataagacaatatatttattccaatataaatattagttaattcaaaattaactttttcttaaaatatcagttttgataaataaataaatatcttattctaaataagataattattaatccaaacatgattaatatttattttaacatatagtttttcaaaacaaaaactatatagttaaataattaattaattcataattaatcattttcccataactatcacataattattaccttgccttggaaaattaattcatttgcaatttagtccttctctctacaaatctttcttttaacaTCCTTACCCTTAACAGTATAGGACAAAGATGATCTGGGGTCCATGAACccataatacgaagctccaaaaaacaacattattaattaaactctttaatctaataatcttatttattaattctatgattactccactataaatatggaattgcactctatgtatttaaagaattatatttacagagttttctcttgtagtccattgatgtaatcaataaatgtagttttgtcctccatttattggttcattaattagagctggccAAGAATAccgttttaccattctaattacctcttaatccttaagtaccattaattcactagtgaataattaatctataatcaaatgatatatttgagctcaataactattcaattccagaattaacccttaagggagccaatattcgatccattaggaaagtatggattccattattgtaaatcaagttcccagccattcatgatattaaatatccaaaacaaaattcattagcctcattatactaagaaacattaaTGAGTGagtcaaaagatccaataaacacaaacaggagttcatgaatactcaggatttagactgatctactgtaatgacccaactatttctaagaccttggaccattgaaaactactagacttagctactacttttggagaaaacataagaaataatcataattttattaaaaatccaaaataatttttgtgcaaattacaaaataagatgtaaaatatggtatgggtacccattgtttgataaaacataaaacataattttaaatactaatttttgaattacataaaaaacataatttaaaagactaaaaataaataacgtcctcctcgatcgacacgcagtccactcagtccattcatccttaacacacaagccaagctaccaagaatccttgaatgaccttatgaattggtctaaaccctagtatcgaaatcacactatttctcacttcccaagtgtttataaaagctttgaataataaagctttaacccaaaacccaagtgtatctctctatagtaacactagcaccttggaggctctgatcaaatgcttgaagaatgatgaaaatggctgagcactaggtcctatttatagagtacaaggagtgaaactaaccccttttaatttgaataaataaattattataaaatgaaaaagatttgaattttcattcaactagcgcctagaactcggtcaaaatcgttcaaagacaggtctaagtggttaagggtatttttaaaatttaaaaagtcaAACTTGCAAAACTATACCCATGGAGCCAATATATctcccaccctaggcgatatatcgcctcccccagtattcccgaggcttgttcgatcgttcgtgcaaagtcgacgtgttttccgtatcttctgttaggcgatatatcaaccCCTATGCTGCAATATATTGACATAcgtagatatattaaacacgtatttgcactttctcagcataatttgaattgaataaaaagctttgactaagtcataatacgatcctaacagttgctggaaggttcaaGAGCTTCTAGACCTTTCTttcattaaaactattcatcaaaatactgaATTCCTTAATAaccatgattatgacaagtggcatgctcttattggctctatctaaaccttaggttataataaataatatatctatg
It includes:
- the LOC133824628 gene encoding uncharacterized protein LOC133824628, giving the protein MDEAAFMAVKYGIQSGHAILYDQQTKVQWSKYVWERCNIPKHRYILWLTLHQKLKTRDYLNKHCQVVDKMCLLCGNHTEEISHLFFQCDYSRLCLVKLKEWIGCRAQTGNYHTLLRWISKAKHLTKLRRSFYIAAVSALVYHIWRVRNDVLWSSKIWHVNHTMEVIKRELKLRLTVMYKGKQNRDKEWYQKL